In Phormidium ambiguum IAM M-71, one genomic interval encodes:
- the nfi gene encoding deoxyribonuclease V (cleaves DNA at apurinic or apyrimidinic sites), which translates to MKINQRHDWPLTAEEAVIIQQELASEVITSDQLTTVQYVAGVDVGFTESGTITRAAVAVLSFPHLQLQEYALAYRPTTFPYVPGFLSFREVPAVLEALEKLSITPDLILCDGQGIAHPRKFGIACHLGVLTNIPTIGVAKSLLVGKHSELPEQSTAWQPLIYRGETIGAVLRTRSGVKPVYVSSGHRVSLTTAIDYVLRCTTKYRLPETTRWADKLASNRGSILEDILKIKP; encoded by the coding sequence ATGAAGATAAATCAACGTCATGATTGGCCTTTAACTGCGGAAGAAGCTGTTATTATCCAGCAAGAGTTAGCTTCAGAGGTGATTACTTCAGATCAATTGACCACTGTACAGTACGTTGCGGGAGTTGATGTAGGATTTACAGAGTCTGGAACGATTACACGAGCCGCTGTAGCAGTTTTAAGTTTTCCTCACTTGCAGTTGCAAGAATATGCTCTTGCCTACCGTCCCACTACTTTTCCCTACGTTCCCGGTTTTCTCTCTTTTAGAGAGGTTCCTGCTGTACTAGAAGCACTGGAAAAACTAAGTATTACACCCGATTTAATCTTATGCGATGGTCAAGGAATCGCACATCCCCGTAAATTTGGTATTGCTTGTCACTTGGGTGTACTGACGAACATTCCTACAATCGGAGTGGCAAAATCTTTGTTAGTTGGCAAACACAGTGAATTACCAGAGCAAAGTACCGCATGGCAACCTCTAATATATCGTGGCGAGACAATAGGTGCTGTTTTACGAACACGCTCAGGAGTAAAACCTGTTTATGTTTCTAGCGGACATCGCGTTAGTTTAACTACAGCTATTGATTATGTTTTGCGTTGTACTACCAAATATCGTTTACCAGAAACTACTCGTTGGGCGGATAAACTAGCATCAAATCGTGGCTCAATATTGGAAGATATTCTCAAAATTAAACCCTGA
- a CDS encoding bifunctional serine/threonine-protein kinase/ABC transporter substrate-binding protein codes for MLGKLLGARYKITQVLGAGGFGETYIAEDQQRPGHPRCVVKRFRPTNQNTTFLSIARRLFYTEAATLEKLGRHDQIPRLLAYFEEEKEFYLVQEFIEGHSLSEELKSGQKESEIYVLNLLEDVLGILNYVHNQGVIHRDIKPSNLIRRSSDGRLVLIDFGAVKSIETQMAGEPKDQMELTVGIGTQGYMPFEQLSGKPRFNSDIYALGMIAIKALTGFQPLQLSNNPQTHEIIWQNHAEVSPRLADVLDKMVRYNCSDRYQSVTQVLEVLGQISSPEPQTELPSEIKIHQRKARRLLIVTMGVATLIFLFAWLGRVFNPLYSSINLNLNDLFKTSNQSDSITDRISFGTKSLTPWQINPYKQEGINLMKSGAYEQAIAAFQNARKVNLSDPETLIYLNNARIGNAKAYTIAAVVPLVNSSQIGLEMLRGVAQIQEEINGNGGINGMPLKVVIAHDDNQGKVAQSVAQELVKNREILGVVGHGISDTTLAAASVYQNAELVAISPISSAVQLSGFGGYIFRTMPSDRFTARALSNYMLTQLKKEKVILFYNSASVYSKSLKDEFKNALFYAGKGKILNEIDLARPDFNAKASVDRGIKKGGEVIVLLPSSDVSDRALQVVHINRRRLNLLAGDGFYGEKTLEIGGEYAAGIVIAIPGDIIGKKGKIFQNNGVKIWGGNVNWRTALAYDATQALIAAIGKSPTRQGVQRSLSAPDFVVSGATGDVSFRSTGDREAPVQLVIVTPKAAGKPENSYQFTPLN; via the coding sequence ATGTTGGGAAAACTATTAGGGGCAAGATACAAAATCACCCAAGTTCTCGGTGCAGGAGGATTCGGTGAAACCTATATTGCAGAAGATCAACAACGTCCTGGTCATCCGAGATGTGTCGTCAAACGTTTTCGTCCTACTAATCAAAATACAACTTTTTTAAGTATAGCTCGAAGACTTTTTTATACAGAAGCAGCAACTCTAGAGAAATTAGGGCGACATGACCAAATCCCTCGTCTTTTAGCTTACTTTGAAGAAGAAAAAGAATTTTATTTAGTTCAAGAATTTATTGAAGGTCATTCTCTAAGCGAAGAATTAAAATCTGGACAAAAAGAATCAGAAATTTATGTATTAAATTTACTAGAAGATGTTTTAGGAATTCTTAATTATGTTCATAATCAAGGAGTAATTCATCGTGATATTAAGCCCAGTAATTTAATTCGTCGCAGTTCAGATGGCAGATTAGTTTTAATTGATTTTGGTGCGGTGAAATCTATTGAAACTCAAATGGCAGGTGAGCCAAAAGATCAAATGGAATTAACTGTAGGAATTGGCACGCAAGGTTATATGCCTTTTGAGCAATTATCGGGAAAACCCAGATTTAATAGTGATATTTATGCTTTAGGTATGATTGCAATTAAAGCTTTAACAGGATTCCAGCCTTTGCAGCTGTCAAATAATCCGCAAACTCATGAAATTATTTGGCAAAACCACGCCGAAGTCAGCCCACGTTTGGCAGATGTTTTGGATAAAATGGTGCGTTACAATTGTAGCGATCGCTATCAGTCAGTTACTCAAGTATTAGAAGTTTTAGGACAAATTTCTAGCCCCGAACCTCAAACAGAATTACCTTCTGAAATTAAAATACATCAGAGAAAAGCACGACGATTATTGATTGTTACTATGGGAGTAGCTACATTAATTTTCCTATTTGCTTGGTTGGGCAGGGTTTTTAATCCTTTATATTCATCTATAAATTTAAACCTTAATGATTTATTTAAAACCAGTAATCAATCTGACTCTATTACCGATCGAATTAGTTTTGGGACAAAAAGTTTAACTCCTTGGCAAATTAACCCTTATAAACAAGAAGGTATAAATTTAATGAAATCTGGCGCTTATGAACAAGCAATTGCGGCTTTTCAAAATGCCAGAAAAGTTAATCTTAGCGATCCAGAAACTTTAATTTATTTAAATAATGCTCGGATTGGTAATGCTAAAGCTTATACTATTGCCGCAGTTGTACCATTAGTTAATAGTTCTCAGATTGGGTTGGAAATGTTGAGAGGTGTCGCCCAAATTCAAGAAGAAATTAATGGCAATGGCGGGATTAATGGGATGCCTTTAAAAGTGGTAATCGCTCATGATGATAATCAGGGGAAAGTTGCTCAATCCGTAGCACAAGAATTGGTAAAAAACCGAGAAATTTTAGGTGTAGTAGGGCATGGAATTAGTGACACAACTTTAGCGGCTGCATCAGTTTATCAAAATGCAGAATTGGTAGCAATTTCTCCGATTAGTTCAGCAGTCCAATTATCAGGATTTGGCGGTTATATTTTTCGGACTATGCCGAGCGATCGCTTCACCGCTAGAGCTTTGAGTAATTATATGTTAACTCAGTTAAAAAAAGAAAAAGTTATACTTTTTTATAATTCTGCTAGCGTGTATAGTAAATCTTTGAAAGATGAATTTAAAAACGCTTTATTTTATGCTGGTAAAGGAAAGATTTTAAATGAAATTGATTTAGCTAGACCTGATTTTAATGCTAAAGCTAGTGTCGATCGGGGAATTAAAAAAGGTGGAGAAGTAATTGTACTCCTACCTAGTAGTGATGTATCCGATCGCGCTTTACAAGTTGTACATATCAACCGTCGCCGCTTAAATTTATTAGCTGGAGATGGTTTTTATGGTGAAAAAACTTTAGAAATTGGTGGTGAATATGCAGCAGGAATAGTAATAGCAATCCCTGGCGATATAATAGGAAAAAAAGGGAAAATCTTTCAAAATAATGGCGTAAAAATATGGGGTGGAAATGTCAATTGGCGGACAGCGCTTGCTTATGATGCTACCCAAGCTTTAATTGCTGCAATTGGTAAAAGTCCTACCCGCCAAGGTGTACAGCGATCGCTTTCTGCACCAGATTTTGTCGTTTCTGGCGCGACTGGAGATGTGAGTTTTCGTTCTACAGGCGATCGAGAAGCTCCTGTACAATTAGTAATAGTTACTCCCAAAGCAGCAGGAAAACCAGAAAATAGTTATCAGTTTACTCCCCTAAATTAA
- a CDS encoding prohibitin family protein encodes MKSFNSSYILASITILLLVVAIFFKPFVIINAGERGVVMKFGQVQEQVLAEGIHPIIPIVNTVKTLSVRVQKHQIPGQASSKDLQDVFTDVALNWHISPEKSNIVFQQIGDENEVVQRIINPAVEEILKAVMALYTAEQIITKRGEVKAGIDEQLTLRLAQYNIEVDDISLVNIRFSQRFSEAVEAKQIAEQEAKRAEFLALKATQEAQAEINRAKGQAEAQRLVRENLTAEILQKRAIDKWDGHFPTVLGGNGALPFINIAPNELPPTVQQ; translated from the coding sequence ATGAAATCTTTCAATTCTTCTTACATTTTAGCCAGTATCACTATATTACTTTTAGTGGTAGCAATATTTTTCAAACCTTTTGTGATTATTAATGCCGGAGAACGGGGCGTAGTCATGAAATTCGGGCAAGTTCAAGAGCAGGTATTAGCTGAAGGCATACACCCAATTATCCCCATAGTTAATACTGTAAAAACTCTCAGCGTCCGGGTACAAAAACATCAAATTCCTGGGCAAGCCTCCTCAAAAGATTTGCAAGATGTATTTACAGATGTAGCCCTTAATTGGCACATTAGCCCGGAAAAATCTAATATTGTGTTTCAACAAATTGGTGATGAAAATGAAGTGGTGCAACGAATTATTAATCCCGCAGTTGAAGAAATATTAAAAGCGGTCATGGCGCTTTATACTGCGGAACAAATTATTACCAAGCGGGGAGAAGTGAAAGCGGGAATTGACGAGCAATTAACTTTAAGATTAGCACAATATAACATTGAAGTTGATGATATTTCCTTGGTAAACATTCGCTTTTCCCAAAGGTTTAGTGAAGCAGTAGAAGCCAAACAAATTGCCGAACAAGAAGCCAAAAGAGCCGAATTTTTAGCTTTAAAAGCTACTCAAGAAGCCCAAGCAGAAATTAACCGTGCTAAAGGACAAGCAGAAGCGCAAAGATTAGTTCGAGAAAATTTAACAGCAGAGATTTTGCAAAAAAGAGCGATCGACAAATGGGATGGACATTTCCCCACTGTTTTAGGTGGCAATGGTGCGCTACCATTTATTAATATTGCCCCCAATGAATTACCACCGACAGTTCAACAGTGA
- a CDS encoding WD40 repeat domain-containing protein, translating into MKILRECQNKLPLKLAAVILLLLGGSFGNLILKLGGSSVSAKDVISPNLRVERSVRPIISQNSSRGGSALENLSLAKTMTDYDWVLSVAISPDRQTVVSSNADKTINVWNLNTGELLRTLNGHTARVTSVAISADGNTLVSGSYDNTIKIWNLTTGQLLRSFRRNVGDVYAVAISPDGRNIVSGTSEGLVEVWNFNGQLIYAMAGHTNWVSSVAISADGKTIVSGSGDKTIKIWNLNTGKLVKSLTDTDSVLDVAISPNGQTIVSGNYSNTIKTWNLNSGNLIRTLNGHGNSVYTVAVSPDNQTIVSGSNDGIIKVWNLNTGELRNTMNGHSERVEAVAISSDGRILASGSWDKTIKIWRSSR; encoded by the coding sequence ATGAAAATTTTGAGGGAATGCCAAAATAAATTACCTTTAAAATTAGCTGCTGTTATATTGTTACTCTTAGGGGGAAGTTTTGGAAATTTAATATTGAAATTAGGTGGCAGTTCTGTAAGCGCAAAGGATGTTATTTCACCTAATTTGAGAGTTGAAAGAAGCGTTAGGCCCATTATTTCACAGAATTCTAGTAGGGGTGGAAGTGCTTTAGAAAATCTGTCTTTAGCCAAAACTATGACAGATTATGACTGGGTTTTATCTGTCGCTATCAGTCCAGATAGACAGACAGTAGTAAGCAGTAATGCTGATAAAACTATCAATGTTTGGAATTTAAATACAGGGGAATTGCTACGTACTTTAAATGGTCATACGGCAAGAGTTACCTCTGTGGCTATTAGCGCGGATGGAAATACACTTGTTAGCGGTAGCTATGATAATACGATTAAAATATGGAATTTAACCACAGGTCAATTGCTGCGTAGTTTCAGAAGAAATGTCGGTGATGTTTATGCAGTTGCTATTAGTCCAGATGGCAGAAATATTGTTAGTGGAACTTCGGAAGGACTAGTCGAAGTGTGGAATTTTAATGGTCAGCTAATTTATGCGATGGCGGGACATACAAATTGGGTAAGTTCTGTGGCTATTAGCGCGGATGGAAAGACAATTGTTAGTGGTAGTGGTGACAAGACAATCAAAATTTGGAATCTGAATACAGGTAAGTTGGTTAAAAGTTTAACTGATACCGATTCGGTTCTTGATGTTGCTATAAGTCCAAATGGACAGACAATTGTTAGCGGTAATTATAGCAATACTATCAAAACTTGGAATCTCAATTCAGGAAATCTAATTCGGACTCTGAATGGTCATGGTAATTCAGTATATACAGTTGCTGTTAGCCCGGATAATCAAACAATTGTGAGTGGAAGTAATGATGGAATTATTAAAGTTTGGAACCTAAATACTGGAGAGTTACGTAACACTATGAATGGGCATTCAGAGAGAGTTGAAGCTGTTGCTATCAGTTCAGATGGACGGATTTTAGCTAGTGGTAGTTGGGACAAAACAATTAAAATTTGGCGGAGTTCGCGGTGA
- a CDS encoding serine/threonine-protein kinase has product MSLCINPICPKPDHPNNTNNRHCQSCGSELLLEERYRVMQLLSDNSGFGKIYIAEEQGTPKILKVLKEHLNNNTKAVELFQKEAKVLAQLKHPGIPKVDGYFPYQTRNGLILHCIVMEKIEGLNLEEWLKQQGNHPISEQQAIAWLKQLIEILDLVHDKQYFHRDIKPANIMLRSDGQLVLIDFGTARESTYTYLAKLGAGNKITAVVSAGYTPTEQMNFQAVPQSDFFALGRTFVHLLTGKHPLKFYDAHNDVFRWRDATNISPILADFIDNLMAQKPGDRPQNTQVIFKRIKELAQKLGKRKSNLPLGIAAGILLVLGGGMGFWASQLKESSVNQENVNLPSPVVTSSPNSIPNVARNTVPLILPTSIPNLNRVEYTQLENLLKSERWKEADAETRNVMLKVANREQEGFLDIQSIGQFPCEELRKINQLWVKYSQGKFGFSVQESIWKSVGGSSNPDNEMYNRFGDRVGWRVNQRWLKSDRYNFTNNAPSGHLPLMFNENKLPSNRLSVLGPKVAKCGIR; this is encoded by the coding sequence ATGAGTCTGTGCATTAACCCAATTTGCCCAAAACCAGATCATCCGAATAATACTAACAACCGTCATTGTCAAAGTTGCGGTTCCGAATTACTTTTAGAAGAACGCTATCGGGTGATGCAACTTCTCAGCGATAATAGCGGTTTTGGTAAAATTTATATTGCAGAAGAACAAGGAACCCCGAAAATACTAAAAGTTCTCAAAGAACATCTTAATAATAATACTAAAGCAGTCGAACTATTTCAAAAAGAAGCAAAAGTATTAGCGCAATTAAAGCATCCCGGTATTCCCAAAGTTGATGGTTATTTCCCATATCAAACCAGAAACGGATTGATATTGCATTGTATTGTTATGGAAAAAATCGAAGGATTAAACTTAGAAGAGTGGTTAAAACAACAGGGAAATCATCCTATTTCCGAACAGCAAGCAATAGCATGGTTAAAACAACTAATAGAAATACTGGATTTAGTACATGATAAACAGTATTTTCATCGAGATATTAAACCTGCCAATATCATGTTAAGAAGTGACGGGCAGCTAGTGTTAATTGATTTTGGTACAGCGCGGGAATCAACTTATACTTATCTTGCTAAACTTGGTGCTGGAAACAAAATTACAGCGGTAGTTTCTGCGGGGTACACGCCAACGGAACAAATGAATTTTCAAGCTGTACCGCAATCAGATTTTTTTGCTTTGGGAAGAACGTTTGTGCATTTGCTGACGGGGAAACATCCTTTAAAGTTTTATGATGCTCATAATGATGTATTTCGTTGGCGAGATGCGACAAATATTTCACCAATTTTAGCTGATTTTATCGATAATTTAATGGCACAAAAGCCAGGGGATAGACCGCAGAATACGCAGGTGATTTTCAAGAGGATAAAGGAACTGGCGCAAAAGTTAGGAAAGCGAAAAAGCAATTTACCTTTGGGAATAGCGGCGGGAATATTGTTAGTTTTGGGTGGTGGAATGGGTTTTTGGGCTTCTCAATTAAAAGAGAGTTCTGTTAATCAGGAAAATGTCAATTTACCTAGTCCGGTGGTGACGAGTTCGCCAAATTCGATTCCGAATGTTGCGAGAAATACTGTGCCGCTTATTTTACCAACTTCTATTCCTAATTTAAACAGGGTGGAGTATACCCAATTGGAAAATTTATTGAAATCAGAACGATGGAAAGAAGCAGATGCAGAAACTCGGAATGTTATGCTTAAGGTTGCTAATCGTGAACAAGAGGGTTTTCTCGATATACAATCTATAGGTCAGTTTCCCTGTGAAGAATTAAGAAAAATTAATCAGTTATGGGTGAAATATAGTCAAGGAAAGTTTGGTTTTAGCGTGCAAGAATCTATTTGGAAAAGTGTTGGTGGTAGTTCAAATCCAGATAATGAAATGTATAACCGTTTTGGCGATCGCGTTGGTTGGCGAGTGAATCAGCGTTGGCTAAAATCCGATCGATATAATTTTACTAATAATGCACCATCAGGACACTTACCTTTAATGTTTAATGAAAATAAGTTACCTAGTAATAGATTATCTGTGTTAGGGCCGAAAGTTGCTAAGTGTGGGATTCGTTAA
- a CDS encoding DUF726 domain-containing protein, producing MKEPQLRLIASSEGFSSKALILIPGAWDEDNNLLEDYQRYVRYLRAAGWKDAIYALWWDSSREYVFKPLTWKRVKKRADEVGQDYFSDLVSKIPEKEISIIAFSAGARVAFNGLETWTNYHHILKDTILLAGALRRDDKNDWGYAASKLSGYLINIYNSDDPAMKIYRQGAGLNSPCGLKPIEERHPKIINFDATSIIGKQHKLSSYIDFLPYVTKSGYWNPFTETSNWVSQSEKTITVCPNCTQKLRAPSNLGEITLTCPKCKHSWLWYPG from the coding sequence ATGAAAGAACCTCAACTAAGACTAATAGCTTCATCAGAAGGATTCTCTTCAAAGGCTTTGATTCTCATTCCGGGAGCATGGGATGAAGACAATAATTTGCTCGAAGACTATCAGAGATATGTTAGATATTTGAGAGCAGCTGGTTGGAAAGATGCAATTTACGCTCTGTGGTGGGATTCGTCACGAGAGTATGTCTTTAAACCTTTGACATGGAAAAGGGTAAAGAAACGCGCAGATGAAGTTGGTCAAGATTATTTCAGCGATTTAGTTTCTAAAATACCAGAAAAAGAGATCTCAATAATAGCTTTCTCTGCGGGTGCTCGCGTTGCTTTTAATGGTTTAGAAACATGGACAAACTATCACCATATACTGAAAGATACGATTTTACTGGCTGGGGCACTTCGGCGCGATGATAAAAACGATTGGGGATATGCAGCTTCAAAATTATCAGGATATCTCATTAATATTTATAACTCTGATGACCCAGCGATGAAGATTTATAGACAGGGAGCAGGGTTAAACAGTCCTTGTGGACTCAAGCCAATCGAAGAAAGGCATCCAAAAATTATTAACTTTGACGCTACTAGCATCATTGGCAAACAGCACAAGTTGTCGAGTTACATAGATTTCCTACCGTATGTAACTAAGTCAGGTTACTGGAATCCTTTTACCGAAACCTCTAATTGGGTATCACAATCTGAAAAAACTATTACTGTATGTCCAAATTGTACTCAAAAACTACGCGCCCCAAGTAATCTAGGAGAAATAACGCTTACTTGTCCCAAATGTAAGCATAGTTGGCTGTGGTATCCAGGGTAA
- a CDS encoding type II toxin-antitoxin system VapC family toxin has translation MIYLLDTNVILRFTDRSHPLHPTIRNAIRKLRKDGYKLQVTSQNCVEFWNVATRPADKNGFGMTGADADRLLRLIERLFPVLPDSSATYLKWRSLVVTYGVSGVQVHDARLVAAMRVNGVKYILTLNVADFTRYANEGIVAVDPTTVV, from the coding sequence GTGATATATCTGCTCGATACTAATGTAATACTGCGTTTTACCGATCGCTCTCACCCACTTCATCCAACAATTAGAAATGCTATCCGAAAACTCCGAAAAGACGGCTATAAATTACAAGTAACATCTCAAAACTGTGTTGAATTTTGGAATGTTGCTACCCGTCCAGCAGATAAAAATGGATTCGGAATGACTGGTGCTGATGCCGATCGATTATTACGTCTAATTGAGCGACTTTTTCCAGTATTACCCGATAGCAGTGCAACTTATTTAAAGTGGCGCAGTTTGGTTGTCACTTATGGTGTTTCTGGCGTTCAGGTTCATGATGCACGTCTTGTTGCTGCAATGCGGGTAAATGGAGTGAAGTATATTTTAACCTTGAATGTAGCAGATTTTACTCGCTATGCTAATGAAGGAATTGTAGCAGTTGATCCAACAACAGTGGTTTAG
- a CDS encoding glycosyltransferase family 39 protein has protein sequence MVTWNSSANKWRFLILILLLLGIFFRFFNLDYKVYWHDEVYTTMRAAGFTRGEIDAELFQNQIIPATSLQKFQQIKPQSTINDTIKSLAIEDPQHPPLYFLMSRFWMQAFGSSLAASRFLPALLSLLSLPLMYGLAWELFQFRLAAWLATIFLALSPFDLLFAQTARQYSLLTVTIIGSGYFLLRGMRSPTWKNWGFYTLFSTIGLYAHPFLGLTLIGHFSFVVCHWLAERRERSQKFTQQNLFKFLLSSIIITILYSPWLIILKNNAQRMQATTDWARAKVEFIYLVKLWILSFTSLFLDLDFGFDSVWTYVLRFIILSIIIAAIYQVCRQTQKTTWLFILTSVFVPFLLLLIPDLILGGKRSAVSRYLISSYPGIQLAVAYFFATKIISGKQLWRGVLALLLTGSLASLTVSAMTNTWWSKDLSHSNAEVAKIINSASFPLVISDIGDDYTNTGDLISLSYQLNDDVNLLLVSKTPSLKLVQGEFNVFVFRPSGKLWQAFKKEKIPVKLLYPPGNLWRIQPKVVK, from the coding sequence ATGGTAACTTGGAATTCTTCAGCCAATAAATGGCGATTTTTAATTCTTATCCTGTTATTACTAGGAATCTTCTTTCGCTTCTTTAATCTTGATTACAAAGTCTATTGGCATGATGAAGTTTATACTACCATGCGTGCTGCTGGATTTACTCGTGGAGAAATCGATGCAGAACTATTTCAAAATCAAATTATTCCTGCCACATCATTACAAAAATTTCAACAAATTAAGCCACAAAGTACGATAAATGATACTATCAAATCTCTAGCAATTGAAGACCCTCAGCATCCACCTTTGTACTTTCTCATGTCACGTTTTTGGATGCAAGCTTTTGGCAGTTCTTTAGCCGCATCTCGCTTTTTACCAGCTTTACTTAGTTTGTTATCATTGCCTTTAATGTATGGGTTAGCTTGGGAACTTTTTCAGTTTAGACTCGCAGCTTGGTTGGCAACAATTTTCCTCGCTTTATCACCTTTCGATCTTCTCTTTGCTCAAACTGCAAGGCAATATAGTTTACTCACAGTCACGATAATTGGTAGCGGTTATTTTTTACTCCGAGGAATGCGCTCACCTACTTGGAAAAATTGGGGTTTTTATACTTTATTCAGTACAATTGGTTTGTATGCTCATCCTTTTTTGGGATTAACATTAATAGGTCATTTTTCATTTGTTGTTTGTCATTGGTTAGCAGAAAGACGGGAAAGATCCCAAAAATTTACTCAACAAAATTTGTTCAAGTTTTTATTATCATCAATAATCATTACTATTCTCTACAGTCCTTGGTTAATTATCCTCAAAAATAATGCTCAAAGAATGCAAGCAACAACTGATTGGGCAAGAGCAAAAGTAGAATTTATTTATTTAGTTAAATTGTGGATTCTTAGCTTTACATCTTTGTTTTTAGATTTGGATTTTGGATTCGATAGCGTTTGGACTTATGTTTTAAGATTTATTATTCTTTCGATTATCATTGCAGCAATTTATCAAGTATGTCGCCAAACTCAAAAAACGACTTGGTTATTTATTTTAACTTCAGTATTTGTGCCTTTTCTACTGTTGTTAATTCCTGACTTAATTTTAGGCGGTAAGCGTTCCGCCGTTAGTCGTTATTTAATTTCTTCTTACCCAGGAATCCAATTAGCAGTTGCTTACTTTTTTGCCACTAAAATCATCAGTGGAAAGCAGTTATGGCGTGGCGTGTTGGCGCTATTGTTAACAGGAAGTTTGGCATCTTTGACAGTAAGTGCTATGACGAATACTTGGTGGAGTAAAGATTTAAGTCACTCGAATGCTGAAGTAGCAAAAATAATTAATTCTGCTTCTTTTCCTTTAGTAATTAGCGATATTGGTGATGATTATACAAATACAGGAGATTTGATTTCTTTAAGCTATCAATTAAATGATGATGTAAATTTGTTGTTGGTTAGTAAAACTCCAAGTTTAAAACTTGTACAAGGTGAATTTAATGTCTTTGTTTTTCGTCCTTCGGGAAAGTTATGGCAGGCTTTTAAAAAAGAGAAAATACCAGTGAAGTTACTATACCCTCCGGGGAATTTGTGGCGCATTCAACCAAAAGTTGTCAAGTAA